Proteins from a single region of Sesamum indicum cultivar Zhongzhi No. 13 linkage group LG5, S_indicum_v1.0, whole genome shotgun sequence:
- the LOC105162368 gene encoding uncharacterized protein LOC105162368 has translation MVEDLDTLKLHPSDNPGLSLVTTLLDGSNFLSWRRSIKLALTAKMKMSFISKDDEIPERNTKEFEQWIKVDSMVTSWILNSISRDIVESFIYTKTSKELWTELENRYGQSNGPMEYRLKRELASLSQARENTDIKISDQLMQFLMGLNDSYGVKFL, from the exons atggTAGAAGATCTTGATACCCTCAAACTGCATCCCAGTGACAATCCTGGATTGAGTTTAGTCACTACCCTCTTGGACGGCTCAAATTTCTTATCATGGAGGAGATCAATAAAATTGGCTTTGACAGCCAAAATGAAGATGAGTTTCATAAGTAAAGATGACGAAATACcagaaagaaatacaaaggaATTCGAGCAGTGGATTAAGGTAGACAGCATGGTTACCTCATGGATcttgaattcaatttcaagAGATATAGTGGAGAGCTTCATATACacaaaaacatcaaaagaaCTATGGACTGAACTTGAAAACAGATATGGACAAAGCAATGGTCCAATGGAGTATAGGCTAAAGAGGGAACTTGCATCATTGTCACAAG CAAGGGAAAATACGGATATCAAGATCTCAGATCAACTTATGCAGTTCCTAATGGGGCTGAATGACTCCTACGGAGTCAAATTCTTATGA